The following coding sequences are from one Salvia hispanica cultivar TCC Black 2014 chromosome 3, UniMelb_Shisp_WGS_1.0, whole genome shotgun sequence window:
- the LOC125216329 gene encoding probable carotenoid cleavage dioxygenase 4, chloroplastic: MIHTVKISSGEATFCSRFVKTNKYIAERDLGYPIYPNMFGAFTSKITASLLLTAARILTGQFNPFANGVGTANTSLALIAGELFALVETDIPYQITVTENGDVATVGRRDFDSPESFQIMTAHPKFDPETGETFSFRYFPIPPFLKLFRIDSDGKKHKSVPIYSMKNCSFVHDFAVTKRFAVFPDTQIAIKPIEILRGKSTMRVDLEKIPKLGVIPRYAADESEMHWIDAPGLNLLHTANSWEEEDGGGEIVIIASNMLSIEHVVEQIELVDLSMEKIVIDLATKDVKRYPLSDLHLDFGVINPKYAGKKNRYVYAAVVESIPKMLGVVKIDLSRSTAEGGDCVVARRMYGPGCYGSEPIFVAREGAEEEDDGYLVAYVSNEKTEESHFVVMDAKSATLDIVAAVKLPRRVPQGFHSIFVKQTELLKM, from the coding sequence ATGATCCACACCGTCAAAATCTCCAGTGGCGAAGCGACCTTCTGCAGCCGCTTCGTCAAGACCAACAAGTACATCGCCGAGCGCGATCTTGGCTACCCCATTTACCCCAACATGTTCGGAGCCTTCACCAGCAAAATCACCGCCTCATTGCTGCTGACCGCCGCTCGGATTCTTACCGGCCAGTTCAACCCCTTCGCCAACGGCGTCGGCACCGCCAACACGAGCTTAGCGTTGATCGCCGGCGAACTCTTCGCACTCGTCGAAACCGACATTCCGTACCAGATCACGGTGACGGAGAACGGAGACGTCGCCACCGTTGGTCGCCGCGACTTCGACAGCCCGGAGAGTTTCCAGATCATGACGGCGCACCCGAAATTCGATCCAGAAACCGGCGAGACGTTCTCCTTCCGTTATTTCCCGATTCCTCCGTTTCTGAAGCTTTTCCGAATCGATTCCGACGGAAAAAAGCATAAATCCGTCCCGATTTACTCCATGAAAAATTGCTCGTTCGTTCACGATTTCGCTGTGACGAAACGATTTGCCGTGTTTCCTGATACTCAGATCGCGATCAAGCCAATTGAGATTTTGAGAGGCAAATCGACGATGAGAGTAGATCTCGAGAAAATTCCGAAGCTCGGTGTGATTCCGAGATACGCCGCAGATGAGAGTGAGATGCATTGGATCGATGCGCCGGGGCTGAATCTGCTCCACACGGCCAATTCATGGGAGGAGGAAGACGGCGGCGGCGAGATCGTGATAATCGCCTCTAACATGCTTTCAATTGAGCACGTAGTGGAGCAGATCGAGCTTGTAGATCTATCAATGGAGAAGATCGTGATTGATCTCGCAACAAAGGATGTAAAGCGATACCCGCTTTCAGATCTACACCTCGATTTCGGAGTTATCAATCCGAAATACGCCGGGAAGAAGAATAGATACGTGTATGCGGCGGTTGTGGAGAGCATTCCGAAGATGCTGGGAGTCGTGAAGATAGATTTGTCGCGATCGACGGCGGAGGGCGGCGATTGCGTGGTGGCGAGGCGGATGTACGGACCAGGCTGCTACGGAAGCGAGCCGATTTTCGTGGCGAGGGAGggggcggaggaggaggacgaTGGATACCTGGTGGCGTACGTGAGTAATGAGAAGACGGAGGAATCGCATTTTGTGGTGATGGATGCGAAATCGGCGACGCTCGACATTGTTGCAGCTGTTAAGCTTCCTCGTAGGGTTCCTCAAGGCTTCCATTCCATCTTTGTTAAGCAAACTGAGCTCCTCAAAATGTGA